From Marivirga harenae, one genomic window encodes:
- a CDS encoding S8 family serine peptidase: MKTQVRHFSLVLLYIFFNCFALKAQNLETIKSVEIEKKNEAEKLLESQGLKSKYFVDNELVEVQYLDQNRNPVFYKLYNADASRLTNINSVKRNGRLGLNLSGRNVKIAVWDGGSVLQSHQELSGRTTGGDSPENLSNHATHVTGTIIGAGVNASAEGMATSGIIKYYDFNQDNSEMITAAEDGVIVSNHSYGEVLGWNYNGSAWQWFGDSDISETEDYRFGSYNSSSQLWDDIAHSNPYYLIVKSAGNDRSDAGNGTGAPADGPFDSIGPKGCAKNILTVGAVMKASNFNNPQDIKITSFSSWGPTDDGRIKPDIVGVGQGLLSASSAGEDQYASLSGTSMSAPNVTGGLALLQELYFNMNSKYMLSATLKGLVIHTAKSTGTKIGPDYQFGWGLLDVAAASELLLKLDDNNRIIESSITSSMDEVVHLIQADSGDLITSTLSWTDLPGSTINSDTLNPTDLRLVNDLDTRLYFNGSEVAFPYVMNPESKSQSTGDNFRDNVEKIHFTAVESGTYELKISHKGLANDQDQTYSLTLSSENSESNVNTMILSSVNDDWNDLSNWKNFDESAVQSLPNSNTVVLIDNFEGEAVRLNSDLEVFSIGALDGSSFELDLNGHTLSLNSISLNHEGQIIKNGVIAMKSAYSSSIINGNESFQDIVLQVDKDDDKSVNLIGKLKFSKIEVINGLIGSNESDLEIDSLVLSENVSLRFSNLSLTINNLFEAASDDLVFEASNIIFPTDNAHVNANINNDAGSIEFKGSNFQVTGDFIASDFRVDGLLNYAGSLEIDNFLIYDSSQINFTSGSNVLVNSNFEVIDSLNNRNGAVIESTDAKSFIESNGANKLCFSDLSVINVDAIGSTKLVLDENSTSVNAEGWILQSCENVLDAKFTYEFSCANGVTKFYNTSDGVNITSYQWEFELDGDIISVEDENPEIEFSKTGIVNVFFTINTSDEVSTFTREINVVQSNIAKPSIVLENNILSSTRFSDNYQWYFDGLPIENSNSPSIPIGDMSGEFQVEIYNGRCLMRSDVFEFIVTGNAESLEDVVKIYPNPTNGVFKVQSQVDLEIQGVYSLTGESIEFKVSHLSNSLQEVSIDGKEGVFFILFRTSDRNYMKKLMVLE, encoded by the coding sequence ATGAAAACACAAGTACGTCACTTTAGTTTAGTATTGCTTTACATATTTTTCAATTGTTTTGCCCTTAAGGCACAAAATTTGGAAACTATAAAAAGTGTGGAAATTGAAAAAAAGAATGAAGCCGAGAAGTTGCTTGAGTCCCAAGGACTGAAAAGTAAATATTTTGTTGATAACGAGTTAGTAGAGGTCCAGTATTTAGATCAAAATAGGAATCCCGTTTTCTATAAATTATATAATGCTGATGCTAGTCGTTTGACAAATATTAACTCTGTCAAGCGAAATGGTCGGTTAGGCCTAAACCTGAGCGGGAGGAACGTTAAAATAGCTGTTTGGGATGGGGGTTCAGTATTGCAATCTCATCAGGAGTTGTCTGGTAGAACCACCGGAGGAGATTCGCCAGAGAATTTATCAAATCATGCTACTCACGTTACTGGAACCATAATAGGGGCTGGAGTCAATGCAAGTGCAGAAGGAATGGCCACTTCAGGAATTATTAAATACTATGATTTTAATCAGGATAATTCTGAAATGATTACGGCAGCTGAAGACGGAGTAATTGTATCTAATCATTCTTATGGAGAGGTTTTAGGTTGGAATTATAATGGCTCCGCATGGCAGTGGTTTGGAGATAGTGATATAAGCGAAACAGAAGATTATCGATTTGGTAGTTATAATAGTTCTTCTCAATTATGGGATGATATAGCTCATTCTAATCCATACTACTTAATTGTAAAATCTGCTGGAAATGATAGAAGTGATGCCGGTAACGGCACAGGTGCTCCTGCTGATGGTCCATTTGATTCCATTGGTCCTAAAGGATGTGCTAAAAATATTTTGACAGTGGGTGCTGTTATGAAGGCAAGTAATTTCAATAATCCCCAAGACATTAAGATTACTTCATTTTCTAGTTGGGGCCCTACAGATGACGGTAGAATTAAACCTGATATTGTTGGTGTTGGTCAAGGGCTGCTCTCCGCTTCTTCTGCCGGTGAAGATCAGTATGCCTCATTGAGTGGTACTTCTATGTCTGCACCTAATGTCACTGGTGGCCTTGCTTTGCTACAGGAGTTATATTTTAATATGAATTCCAAGTATATGTTGTCCGCTACTTTAAAAGGTTTAGTGATTCATACGGCAAAATCAACTGGAACAAAAATTGGTCCTGATTATCAATTTGGATGGGGCTTGTTAGATGTCGCTGCCGCATCTGAATTATTATTAAAATTGGACGATAACAATCGAATTATTGAATCTTCTATTACATCAAGCATGGATGAAGTGGTACATCTCATACAAGCTGATTCTGGGGATTTAATAACATCCACACTTTCTTGGACTGACTTGCCAGGTAGTACTATCAATTCTGATACCTTAAATCCCACCGATTTAAGGCTTGTGAATGACTTAGATACTCGACTTTATTTTAACGGATCTGAAGTTGCATTTCCATACGTAATGAATCCTGAGTCAAAGAGTCAATCTACTGGTGATAATTTTAGAGATAATGTTGAAAAAATACATTTCACTGCTGTGGAATCAGGAACGTATGAATTAAAGATATCTCATAAAGGGCTAGCAAACGATCAGGATCAGACCTATTCACTGACCTTATCATCGGAAAATTCTGAATCTAATGTTAATACCATGATATTAAGTTCCGTAAATGATGATTGGAATGACCTGTCTAATTGGAAAAATTTTGATGAATCAGCAGTGCAGAGCTTACCTAATAGCAACACTGTTGTGTTGATTGATAATTTTGAAGGAGAGGCAGTTCGTCTGAATAGCGATCTGGAAGTTTTTTCTATTGGTGCTCTGGACGGAAGCTCTTTCGAATTGGACTTGAATGGACATACTTTGTCTTTAAATAGCATTAGTTTAAACCATGAGGGACAAATAATTAAAAATGGGGTCATTGCTATGAAGTCTGCTTACTCTAGTAGCATCATTAATGGTAATGAATCATTTCAGGATATTGTGTTGCAAGTCGATAAGGATGATGATAAATCAGTTAATTTGATCGGTAAACTTAAGTTTTCTAAGATTGAAGTAATTAATGGATTAATTGGTTCTAATGAAAGTGATTTGGAAATTGATTCCTTAGTCCTTAGTGAAAATGTATCATTGCGATTCTCAAATTTGTCATTGACAATTAATAATTTATTCGAAGCAGCTTCAGATGACTTAGTGTTTGAAGCTTCAAATATTATATTCCCAACGGATAACGCGCATGTAAATGCAAATATTAATAATGATGCTGGATCTATAGAATTCAAGGGTAGTAATTTTCAAGTTACAGGTGATTTTATTGCCTCTGATTTTCGAGTGGATGGGCTGCTAAATTATGCTGGCAGCTTGGAGATAGATAATTTTTTAATTTATGACTCAAGCCAAATAAACTTTACAAGTGGAAGCAATGTCTTAGTAAATTCTAATTTTGAGGTAATTGATTCATTAAACAACCGAAATGGTGCTGTTATAGAGTCCACAGATGCAAAATCTTTTATAGAATCAAATGGCGCTAATAAGTTATGCTTTAGTGATTTAAGTGTGATCAATGTAGATGCAATTGGATCTACTAAATTAGTTCTGGATGAAAATTCTACATCAGTTAATGCGGAGGGGTGGATACTTCAGAGCTGTGAAAATGTCTTAGATGCCAAATTTACATATGAATTTTCATGTGCGAACGGAGTAACAAAGTTTTACAATACTTCTGATGGTGTTAATATTACCTCTTATCAGTGGGAATTCGAACTAGATGGTGACATTATTTCTGTAGAAGATGAAAATCCTGAAATAGAGTTTTCTAAAACAGGTATTGTTAATGTATTTTTCACAATCAATACCTCTGATGAAGTGAGTACTTTTACTAGGGAAATTAATGTAGTGCAATCTAATATTGCTAAGCCATCAATTGTATTAGAAAATAACATATTGTCCAGTACGAGGTTTTCTGATAACTATCAATGGTATTTTGACGGACTCCCAATTGAAAATAGTAATTCACCATCCATTCCTATTGGTGACATGTCTGGTGAATTTCAAGTTGAAATTTATAATGGTAGATGCTTAATGAGATCAGATGTATTTGAATTCATTGTAACGGGGAATGCTGAATCTCTTGAAGACGTTGTCAAAATCTATCCAAATCCAACAAATGGTGTTTTTAAAGTGCAAAGCCAAGTAGATTTAGAGATTCAAGGGGTTTATAGCTTAACTGGGGAAAGTATTGAATTCAAAGTATCACATCTTTCAAATTCATTACAAGAGGTAAGTATTGATGGTAAAGAAGGAGTGTTTTTCATTCTTTTCCGAACCTCAGATAGAAATTATATGAAAAAATTAATGGTGTTAGAGTAG
- a CDS encoding RagB/SusD family nutrient uptake outer membrane protein, whose translation MKLFNVKLFALIVGTVFLLSCEEDPLELQPAQSLSTEEAISDLEGLQAALNGAYDGLQLLNYYGRNFPVMWEAHGDNVYISTRNSNRFLNNYQYQNNPFSGDISNLWSNGYNTILRANNIINAEIESTDQAAVNQAVGEAYAVRALVHFDLVRSFALPYSEGGGSQPGVPYITEAFIGEPARDAVSVVYENIIADLTQAKSLMTDGSVGPVRFTGSAVDALLARVYLYRATGDDLANAYSLANSVRAQYGMAAGADLVDFWDSSENDSEIFTLKFVGNESRGADNFGYIYIDQSIGYGDIRVSSDIINLYEAGDPRLDLIYEVGGEFYVGKFLGESASGIPGLVSPKIIRNSEMYMIAAEAAARRDDFANARTVLNEFRAFRGLAALTTTDVPNNGLLDEIMDERRREFAFEGHRSFDLFRLGRGLTRNQCGTGLEITAPCSISSGSPLRIFPIPQNEMDVNENMVQNAGYAE comes from the coding sequence ATGAAATTATTTAATGTAAAATTATTTGCATTGATAGTAGGTACTGTGTTCCTATTATCTTGTGAAGAAGATCCGTTGGAACTTCAGCCAGCTCAGTCATTATCTACTGAGGAGGCCATTTCTGACTTAGAAGGTCTGCAAGCAGCCTTAAATGGAGCTTACGATGGTTTACAATTATTGAACTATTATGGCAGAAATTTCCCTGTTATGTGGGAAGCTCATGGTGATAATGTTTATATTTCAACAAGAAATAGTAATAGGTTCCTGAATAATTACCAGTATCAAAACAATCCATTTTCAGGCGATATATCTAATTTATGGTCTAATGGATATAATACTATTTTAAGAGCTAATAACATTATTAATGCTGAAATTGAGTCTACAGACCAAGCTGCTGTTAATCAGGCTGTTGGTGAAGCTTATGCAGTAAGAGCTTTGGTTCATTTTGACTTGGTTAGGAGCTTTGCTTTGCCTTATTCAGAAGGTGGTGGTTCGCAGCCAGGTGTTCCGTACATTACGGAAGCATTTATTGGCGAGCCAGCTAGGGATGCTGTTTCTGTCGTTTATGAAAACATCATTGCTGACTTAACGCAAGCCAAATCTTTAATGACAGATGGTTCTGTAGGACCTGTTAGGTTTACAGGTAGTGCGGTAGATGCATTGTTAGCAAGAGTCTATTTGTACCGAGCAACAGGTGATGATTTAGCCAATGCTTATAGTTTGGCAAATTCAGTTAGAGCTCAATATGGTATGGCTGCTGGAGCAGACTTAGTAGACTTTTGGGATTCATCTGAAAATGATTCCGAAATATTTACTTTGAAGTTTGTTGGAAACGAAAGTAGAGGAGCTGATAACTTTGGATATATATACATCGATCAATCGATTGGATATGGTGATATTCGAGTATCTAGTGATATTATTAATCTATACGAAGCAGGTGATCCGAGATTAGATCTAATCTATGAAGTAGGTGGTGAATTTTATGTTGGTAAATTCCTAGGGGAGTCTGCATCAGGAATCCCAGGTTTAGTAAGCCCTAAAATCATTAGAAACTCAGAAATGTATATGATTGCAGCAGAAGCGGCAGCAAGAAGAGATGATTTTGCTAATGCAAGAACGGTGCTTAATGAATTCAGAGCATTTAGAGGATTAGCTGCTTTGACAACTACTGATGTCCCTAATAATGGTTTGTTAGATGAAATCATGGATGAGAGAAGAAGAGAATTTGCTTTCGAAGGTCATAGATCATTTGATTTATTCCGTTTAGGAAGAGGATTAACTAGAAATCAATGTGGAACAGGTCTTGAAATTACAGCACCTTGTTCTATATCTAGTGGTAGCCCACTCAGAATATTCCCTATCCCTCAGAATGAAATGGATGTGAATGAGAACATGGTTCAAAATGCTGGCTACGCAGAATGA
- a CDS encoding SusC/RagA family TonB-linked outer membrane protein: MKKILLTCFMLVFVLHAWAQDRTVSGTVLDAETGEGLPGVNVLLKGTGTGITTDLDGNYKISVPSDGGTLVFTFIGMAKQEVKIGARSVIDVRMDPDIAQLSEVVVTGYSATSQKKLVSSVSTVNGDKINEVPMPDINQIIQGRAPGVYSSAPSGQPGAAQTIRIRGNGSITAGRGPLYVIDGVIMASGDFSTTAATNDVMSNINPNDIESMSILKDAAATSLYGSRGANGVILINTKQGKVGKSKITVSAQYGVAQPQIGNFDMMSAQQNLEYERQILRNSGFSDAVIDANRGPELLDNTTDWVDAAFRTGETSNYEIQASGGNENTRFFISGSAFNQAGTLIESDFSRYSLRSNLDHKLNDKLDVQLNLNVSYTNQLNAVAGNRFASPLLGAFSTTPLQGARDPETGELFTGLEPGWLGFTGDNFLYSAPLNPVVNNNLRGITKFALNYNILDNLRLSQVLNADLVNIREGAFQDPTTNDGVANSGEITEDFNQNLLLTSQTKLSGDWTIADKHNIGGLAVFEYQKGERESFFAYGIGLASGKLKTLNSTATPQGVGGFYTEYSFLSYIGQLNYDYDNKYFFTASIRRDGSSRFGADNRYANFWSVGGSYRIIEEDFLDGLSFISDLKLRGSYGTSGNADIDNFGSLGLYGFGVAYNALPGSSPSQISNPELTWEESVSANIGLDYGMFNDRVMLLFDVYDKRSQNLLLNVPISRTSGFTSALRNVGEVQNRGFEIAINTINVEGEFTWTTNFNISRNENKVLALNDGEDILNGNQIIREGLPVRSWNLPRWAGVNPANGAPLWLTEDGGVTSNYALANRTIVGDAQPTFFGGIDNTFSYKGITLSAFFNFVAGNDVYNGSRPFIESDGQRYGWNHLTSVGSGYWEQPGDEVDLPQPILGGNRNSNSASTRYLENGSFLRLRNVTLSYNLPKRWMETIGLQGIRVYGQGQNLLTFTDYSGFDPEMDENGSEFFRYPVGKVVTGGIEINF; encoded by the coding sequence ATGAAGAAGATTCTACTAACATGTTTCATGTTGGTGTTCGTGCTACACGCATGGGCACAGGATCGCACCGTAAGCGGTACAGTTTTAGACGCTGAAACTGGAGAAGGCTTACCAGGTGTGAACGTATTGTTAAAAGGTACCGGAACAGGTATTACCACGGATTTAGATGGTAATTATAAAATTTCTGTCCCATCAGATGGAGGTACATTAGTTTTTACTTTTATTGGCATGGCCAAGCAAGAGGTAAAAATTGGTGCCAGATCTGTAATAGATGTAAGAATGGATCCTGATATTGCACAACTAAGTGAGGTTGTAGTAACAGGATACTCTGCTACTTCTCAGAAGAAATTAGTTTCTTCTGTTTCAACAGTAAACGGAGATAAGATTAATGAAGTGCCAATGCCAGATATTAATCAAATCATCCAAGGTAGAGCTCCAGGAGTTTATTCAAGTGCTCCTTCAGGTCAGCCGGGTGCAGCTCAAACTATCAGAATTAGAGGTAATGGATCTATCACTGCTGGTAGAGGCCCTCTATATGTAATTGATGGTGTAATCATGGCTAGCGGAGATTTCTCTACTACTGCTGCAACTAATGACGTGATGTCAAATATTAACCCTAATGACATTGAGTCAATGTCAATCCTAAAAGATGCAGCTGCAACTTCTTTGTACGGATCAAGGGGTGCGAATGGGGTTATTTTAATTAATACTAAACAAGGTAAAGTTGGTAAATCCAAAATTACAGTTAGTGCTCAATACGGAGTTGCTCAGCCGCAGATTGGTAATTTTGACATGATGAGTGCGCAACAAAATTTGGAGTACGAAAGACAAATCCTTCGTAATTCTGGTTTTAGTGATGCAGTTATTGATGCCAACAGAGGCCCAGAACTTTTGGACAACACTACTGATTGGGTTGATGCTGCATTTAGGACGGGAGAAACTTCAAATTATGAAATTCAAGCATCAGGAGGTAATGAGAATACTCGTTTCTTTATTTCTGGATCAGCTTTTAATCAAGCGGGTACTTTAATAGAATCAGATTTTTCTAGATACTCTTTGAGATCAAATTTAGATCATAAGTTAAATGATAAATTAGATGTTCAATTAAATTTGAATGTTTCCTATACAAATCAATTGAATGCAGTTGCTGGAAATAGATTTGCATCACCGCTCTTAGGTGCTTTCTCTACCACTCCTTTGCAAGGTGCAAGAGATCCTGAAACTGGTGAATTATTCACTGGACTTGAGCCTGGTTGGTTAGGATTTACTGGAGACAATTTCTTGTATTCAGCACCTTTAAACCCTGTTGTTAACAACAACTTAAGAGGTATCACTAAATTTGCTTTGAATTATAATATTTTAGATAACTTAAGATTATCTCAAGTGTTAAATGCTGATTTAGTTAATATTAGGGAGGGAGCATTTCAAGACCCTACTACTAATGATGGTGTAGCAAATAGTGGGGAAATAACAGAAGATTTTAATCAAAACTTACTGTTAACTTCTCAAACTAAATTAAGTGGTGACTGGACGATTGCTGACAAACATAATATTGGTGGTTTAGCAGTTTTTGAATATCAAAAAGGAGAAAGAGAAAGTTTCTTTGCTTATGGTATTGGTTTGGCTTCAGGAAAGCTGAAAACATTGAACTCAACAGCTACGCCTCAAGGTGTAGGGGGATTTTATACTGAGTACTCATTTTTATCTTACATTGGTCAGTTAAACTATGACTATGATAATAAGTATTTCTTTACAGCGTCAATTAGACGAGATGGTTCATCAAGATTTGGTGCTGATAACAGATATGCAAATTTCTGGTCTGTTGGTGGTTCATATAGAATTATCGAAGAAGATTTTCTTGATGGCTTGAGCTTCATAAGCGATTTGAAGTTAAGAGGTAGTTATGGTACTTCAGGAAATGCTGATATTGATAATTTTGGTTCATTGGGTCTTTACGGTTTCGGTGTTGCTTATAATGCTTTACCGGGAAGTAGTCCGTCTCAAATATCTAACCCTGAGTTAACTTGGGAAGAAAGTGTGTCGGCAAATATTGGACTAGATTACGGAATGTTCAATGACAGAGTAATGTTGTTATTTGACGTTTATGACAAGAGATCTCAAAACTTATTACTTAATGTACCTATTTCTAGAACAAGTGGATTTACTTCCGCTTTAAGAAATGTTGGTGAAGTTCAAAATAGAGGTTTTGAAATTGCTATCAATACTATTAATGTTGAAGGTGAATTCACTTGGACTACTAACTTTAATATTTCAAGAAATGAAAATAAAGTATTAGCTCTAAATGATGGAGAGGATATTCTAAATGGTAATCAAATTATCAGAGAGGGATTGCCTGTTCGATCTTGGAACTTGCCTAGATGGGCTGGAGTGAATCCTGCAAATGGGGCACCACTTTGGTTAACAGAAGATGGAGGAGTAACTTCAAATTACGCTTTAGCAAATAGAACAATTGTTGGAGATGCGCAACCGACTTTCTTTGGAGGTATCGATAATACTTTCAGTTATAAAGGTATTACGCTATCTGCCTTCTTTAACTTTGTAGCTGGTAATGATGTGTACAATGGCTCAAGACCATTTATTGAAAGCGATGGCCAGAGATACGGTTGGAATCACCTAACTTCAGTGGGTAGTGGATATTGGGAGCAACCAGGAGATGAGGTTGATTTGCCACAACCAATTTTAGGTGGTAATAGAAATTCAAATTCTGCGTCTACTCGTTACCTTGAAAATGGTTCTTTCTTACGATTAAGAAACGTTACTTTAAGTTATAATCTTCCTAAAAGATGGATGGAAACTATCGGATTACAGGGAATTAGAGTTTATGGACAAGGTCAAAACTTGTTGACTTTCACTGACTATTCTGGTTTCGATCCTGAAATGGATGAAAATGGATCTGAGTTTTTCAGATATCCTGTTGGTAAAGTTGTAACTGGTGGTATTGAAATTAACTTCTAA
- a CDS encoding OmpA family protein, giving the protein MNFKYTPLLILFLFFSISSFCQEYKWRTERLVEKSKDALYQRNWDAAVQYMEDAIEIEPGNHHLYLERATLFYGINDINKVVHSLQKAFVLEKEWPAKYTDYYFLLGKESFDRGEYESAKDPIKHYLERGYRKDYMKMAEIISQSIAFAQQELETQPLVNEDVQTIESENIFRSIYFPFFTLYPSEFLYFTGQRKASLEEGIYRAKIEGSQFQNVEEVPIINTRENEGAAAISADGRVMVFTSCNRRDGLGSCDLYISYFEGDGWQKPQNLGVEVNTNAWESQPFLSSDGRFLLFSSNRKGGFGKRDLYYSTIVNGDWSKAKNLGSEVNTFADEISPFLNLSNDRLYFSSNGRIGMGGFDIYMVEWPIENRNVKNIGLPINTFNNELSYHEKFGGEKYWSRELQSEEKYPPAKVYFDKGKEGSKINLVYGDVLNSADSSKLKAKIQIFDLALDSLVQETYSNALSGEYKVVIPRPSDYSFYVESPGYLFHSERLEITDSQTELSFSLKPISKGETVMLNNIYFEFDSYELSEKSQNEINKIADFLIQNPNVKIEIGGYTDKLGSDSYNKELSRKRAGAVYEKLIDGYGLDKERINAVGYGAKRLSSGKYQKTVVFKIL; this is encoded by the coding sequence ATGAATTTCAAATATACCCCTCTTTTAATACTGTTTCTTTTCTTCTCAATTAGCTCCTTTTGTCAAGAGTACAAATGGCGGACTGAAAGATTAGTAGAAAAATCTAAAGATGCACTTTACCAAAGAAACTGGGATGCTGCGGTTCAATATATGGAAGATGCTATTGAAATTGAGCCTGGCAACCATCATCTCTATTTAGAAAGAGCCACTTTGTTTTATGGAATTAATGATATTAACAAAGTGGTACATTCCCTCCAAAAAGCATTTGTCCTCGAAAAAGAATGGCCGGCAAAATATACGGATTACTATTTCTTATTAGGGAAAGAATCCTTTGATCGCGGGGAGTATGAATCAGCGAAAGACCCAATAAAGCATTATCTTGAAAGAGGGTATAGGAAAGACTACATGAAGATGGCCGAAATTATTTCGCAATCGATAGCGTTTGCGCAGCAGGAATTAGAGACTCAACCACTTGTAAATGAAGACGTCCAAACAATTGAGTCAGAAAATATTTTCAGGAGCATCTATTTTCCTTTTTTCACATTGTACCCTTCCGAGTTTTTATATTTCACCGGTCAAAGAAAAGCTAGTTTAGAAGAAGGGATTTATCGTGCTAAAATCGAAGGTAGCCAGTTTCAAAATGTTGAGGAAGTACCTATAATCAATACAAGAGAAAATGAGGGTGCTGCCGCAATTTCAGCAGATGGGAGAGTAATGGTTTTTACGAGTTGTAATAGAAGGGACGGCTTAGGAAGTTGTGATCTATATATTTCCTATTTTGAAGGTGATGGGTGGCAAAAGCCTCAAAATTTAGGGGTAGAAGTAAATACTAACGCTTGGGAATCTCAACCTTTTTTGTCTTCAGATGGGCGGTTTTTGTTATTTAGCTCTAATAGAAAAGGAGGATTTGGCAAGCGAGACCTGTATTATTCCACCATAGTAAATGGTGATTGGTCTAAAGCAAAAAATCTAGGCTCAGAAGTGAATACATTTGCCGATGAGATTTCTCCATTTCTCAATTTATCAAATGATAGATTGTACTTTAGTTCAAATGGACGCATTGGGATGGGAGGATTTGATATTTACATGGTGGAGTGGCCAATAGAAAATAGAAATGTTAAAAACATAGGTCTTCCTATAAACACTTTTAACAACGAACTTTCGTATCATGAAAAGTTTGGTGGCGAGAAATACTGGTCTAGAGAGCTTCAATCGGAAGAAAAATATCCCCCAGCAAAAGTCTACTTCGATAAGGGTAAAGAAGGCAGTAAGATTAATTTAGTTTATGGAGATGTGCTTAACTCCGCAGATAGTTCTAAACTCAAGGCCAAAATCCAAATTTTTGATTTGGCATTAGACAGCCTTGTGCAGGAAACCTACAGCAATGCCCTCAGTGGAGAATATAAAGTAGTAATTCCCCGCCCTTCGGATTACTCTTTTTATGTTGAATCTCCTGGTTATTTATTTCATTCCGAAAGATTGGAAATCACCGATAGCCAAACAGAATTGAGTTTTTCCTTAAAACCCATAAGTAAAGGCGAAACGGTAATGCTCAATAATATATATTTTGAATTTGATAGCTATGAATTGTCAGAGAAGTCTCAAAATGAGATTAATAAAATAGCCGATTTCCTAATTCAAAACCCTAATGTGAAGATAGAAATTGGAGGATACACTGACAAGCTAGGATCTGATTCTTATAATAAGGAGTTATCCAGAAAAAGAGCTGGCGCAGTTTATGAAAAATTAATTGATGGATACGGTCTGGATAAGGAAAGGATAAATGCCGTAGGATATGGGGCAAAAAGATTATCGTCTGGTAAGTATCAAAAGACGGTGGTTTTCAAAATTCTTTAA
- a CDS encoding 7-carboxy-7-deazaguanine synthase QueE, which yields MDKNSFDPNIELPIMEAFYTIQGEGFHNGKPAYFIRLGGCDVGCVWCDVKDSWDADKWPLKNIDEIVDEAYQYKSRLAVITGGEPFMYDMHGLTKRLLQKGFHVNVETSGAHPFSGIVDWVCLSPKKFKAPLDHWYDRADELKIIIYNKSDFKWAEEHAEKVGSDCKLLLQPEWGKRDEVMPMIVDYVKENPNWGISLQTHKYLQIP from the coding sequence ATGGACAAGAACTCGTTTGATCCCAATATAGAACTTCCTATAATGGAAGCATTTTATACCATTCAGGGAGAAGGTTTCCACAATGGGAAACCGGCTTATTTTATTAGATTGGGTGGCTGTGATGTGGGCTGCGTCTGGTGTGATGTAAAAGATAGTTGGGACGCAGATAAGTGGCCGTTGAAGAATATTGATGAGATTGTAGATGAAGCTTATCAATACAAATCTCGATTGGCCGTCATTACTGGAGGTGAACCTTTTATGTATGACATGCATGGCCTGACCAAACGTTTACTGCAAAAAGGCTTTCATGTAAATGTTGAAACATCTGGTGCTCATCCCTTTTCCGGAATCGTTGATTGGGTTTGTCTTTCCCCTAAAAAATTTAAAGCTCCGCTAGATCATTGGTATGATCGTGCAGATGAATTAAAAATTATTATTTACAACAAATCTGATTTTAAGTGGGCCGAGGAACATGCTGAAAAGGTTGGTTCAGATTGTAAATTGTTATTGCAACCTGAATGGGGAAAACGAGATGAAGTGATGCCCATGATTGTGGATTATGTAAAAGAAAACCCTAATTGGGGAATCTCCTTACAGACGCATAAGTATTTACAAATTCCATAA